A genomic window from Pecten maximus chromosome 2, xPecMax1.1, whole genome shotgun sequence includes:
- the LOC117322073 gene encoding LOW QUALITY PROTEIN: roquin-2-like (The sequence of the model RefSeq protein was modified relative to this genomic sequence to represent the inferred CDS: deleted 1 base in 1 codon; substituted 1 base at 1 genomic stop codon), with protein MPVQTPAWTEFLSCPICYKVFDGKNLCPISLACSHTICKTCLSKLQQKKCPFDQNLINRSIGELPVNYALLQLVGVVAAPNSDSNVSVPQEKISNYDSARNCIEALALYLKPLSTSVVPGQVINNGSTQVTGVAGSSVTSTGSPLANCALSRPMQRKLVTLVNCQLVEEEGRGRAMRAARSLGERTVTELILQHQNPQQLSSNLWAAVRARGCQFLGPAMQEEVLKLILLALEDGSALSRKVLVMFVVQRLETHYPQASKTAIGHVVQLLYRASCFVVTKREEESSLMQLKEECRTYDALRRDHDSQIVQIAMEAGLRIAPDQWSSLLYGDTTHKSHMQSIIDKLQTPQSFSQSVNELVIALQRTGDPCNLQRLRTHLEFLANIDPSPEAPPPSWENLEAVMKAVRSVVQGLVDFVKNNGHKKLENTTVHNSRYKTSMCRDFLQKNSCPRASNCTFAHSQEELDKYRSRTKKAGKACNTPPEYEDCDRDDLQHMLTEVHQDNNRSNVESFNSAAQYDNRRNMSLPNVVTAKVLTSVAKSLSSLTFAQAKVLTSDKMTESSETGPRMSSVVIPGMAPILPPPNTMQPPPTQVPRSPFPPDMYQGQRTPAQLPHGPGVPAPSRPVFGGGGNVLTGSPSAGRPVFQSVPRFVTGPYRPQYNQALPQAQYPAGVPFRQPVDPGMPRMPFPPQQQQPPMGFMNYNYQHNSSVLNPYAEPFQGTGSRPLTPEDQMYPVVGNYPEGFNYQPGTVLHGQGQAKILNDLRHRRAEILNRLFNPLDDFQTNPEIPTYSNNASSQPDAGDMYGGGIHPNKTMLQGNRGVIQANSQTSHGARQDVVQMMAEQRGMTGNISEPGREGTESSAARHNAVQVNRKQVSCWQKDFNSSQSVTSSYQSASQTPGCDEYKLVSHENNITSSEISSTRYLXFRRRDMGQTSNFGAQFYPEETNVSSSALHSMPGSTVSVKKNISSQAYNNHEQAQNMTNLTSKGKLHSKSDPSRWRASHYSLMNRNRTFLTKNGHDREMDSPKLHPDSFYASRQNLIGHASRNTSTISNPSDTQAALDTGCAVWSIDGIDDVVWNFTDTQATSNQSNEKEDLLKEEQINSTEFMLNWLHDIPDEPTPIEPMDQFILPLSRALERSEEDAIIPFDSTPMVSRFGPISRSARTKYKNTEPVQVTADDIMKKVTPVTAVTPLDHPKPTAKAQPSYVAPVVETTNSSGSVRWRRPSELENCVQRELNRLEQQALKADTENEFLACELKAVELQISLQTEKTASQPVPETPILKPEIHPAVEMVAPVPIAVPVKTDTPHNPPGIWSSFELLKAAYTRGQKVDELRELLKQVPMGVDQHIGTLTPQEEQFLKDVLGESPGSANLQT; from the exons ATGCCTGTACAGACACCTGCTTGGACAGAATTCCTTTCCTGTCCAATATGTTATAAAGTGTTTGACGGGAAGAACTTATGTCCCATCAGCCTTGCTTGCTCACATACAATCTGTAAGACTTGTCTATCTAAACTCCAACAGAAGAAATGTCCATTTGACCAGAATCTCATCAACAGGTCCATTGGCGAGCTCCCTGTAAACTATGCCCTGTTACAGTTGGTGGGGGTAGTTGCAGCCCCGAACTCTGACAGTAATGTGTCTGTGCCGCAGGAAAAAATCAGCAATTATGACTCGGCCCGTAACTGCATTGAGGCTCTGGCTCTATATCTTAAACCACTCTCTACAA GTGTTGTGCCGGGTCAGGTGATTAACAATGGCTCCACACAGGTGACGGGTGTGGCTGGTTCCTCTGTTACCAGTACAGGAAGTCCCCTTGCCAATTGTGCGTTGAGCAGACCCATGCAGAGGAAACTTGTCACTCTGGTTAACTGTCAGCTGGTGGAGGAGGAGGGCCGCGGCAGGGCCATGAGAGCGGCACGGTCACTAGGCGAGCGAACAGTGACAGAGCTCATCTTACAGCACCAAAATCCACAGCAGCTTTCCTCCAACCTATGGGCAGCTGTAAGGGCACGCGGATGTCAATTTCTGGGACCAG CTATGCAGGAGGAGGTATTGAAGCTAATACTACTTGCTCTAGAGGATGGCTCAGCCTTGTCACGTAAAGTGTTGGTCATGTTTGTGGTTCAGCGACTTGAGACCCACTATCCACAGGCATCAAAAACAGCCATAGGTCATGTGGTGCAGCTTCTGTACAGAGCCTCCTGCTTTGTG GTAACAAAGCGAGAGGAAGAATCATCACTGATGCAGCTGAAGGAAGAGTGCAGGACCTACGATGCCCTGAGACGCGACCATGACTCCCAGATTGTGCAGATTGCCATGGAAGCAGGTCTGAGGATTGCCCCGGACCAATGGTCATCTCTGTTGTATGGTGATACTACCCACAAATCACACATGCAGTCAATCATAGACAAG cTGCAGACACCGCAGTCCTTCTCCCAGAGTGTGAATGAGCTTGTGATTGCCCTACAGAGGACAGGTGATCCATGTAATCTACAGCGACTGCGAACACACCTCGAGTTTTTGGCTAACATAGACCCCTCCCCAG AGGCACCACCTCCCTCCTGGGAGAACTTGGAGGCAGTAATGAAAGCTGTGCGCAGTGTGGTCCAGGGACTAGTAGACTTTGTAAAGAACAATGGACACAAAAAGTTGGAAAACACCACTGTTCATAATTCCCGATACAAAACCAGCATGTGTCGAGATTTCTTGCAGAAAAACAGCTGTCCCAGAGCTTCTAACTGCACATTTGCTCATTCTCAAGAGGAACTTGACAA GTACCGATCACGGACCAAGAAAGCTGGCAAGGCTTGTAACACACCACCTGAATATGAAGATTGTGACAGAGATGACCTTCAGCATATGCTAACAGAAGTTCATCAAGATAACAACAGATCCAATGTGGAGTCGTTTAATTCAGCTGCACAATATGATAACCGAAG GAACATGTCTCTGCCCAATGTCGTAACGGCCAAAGTATTAACATCTGTGGCAAAGTCTTTGTCGTCATTGACCTTTGCTCAGGCTAAGGTGTTGACATCGGACAAAATGACTGAATCCTCTGAAACAGGACCGCGGATGAGCTCTGTTGTAATTCCCGGTATGGCGCCAATCCTTCCTCCACCAAACACCATGCAGCCCCCACCTACACAGGTGCCACGTAGTCCTTTCCCTCCGGACATGTACCAGGGACAGAGAACTCCTGCTCAACTGCCCCATGGTCCTGGAGTACCAGCTCCATCAAGACCTGTATTTGGAG GTGGTGGGAATGTGCTGACTGGTAGTCCCAGTGCTGGCAGGCCAGTATTCCAGTCTGTGCCGAGGTTTGTGACAGGTCCCTACAGACCACAATACAACCAGGCCCTGCCACAGGCCCAGTATCCAGCTGGTGTACCCTTTAGACAGCCTGTAGACCCAGGCATGCCAAGAATGCCCTTCCCTCCACAGCAGCAGCAACCTCCAATGGGTTTTATGAACTATAACTACCAGCACAATTCCAGTGTCCTTAACCCATATGCTGAGCCCTTCCAAGGCACAGGTTCCAGGCCCCTAACACCAGAGGACCAAATGTACCCTGTAGTAGGGAACTACCCGGAGGGATTCAATTACCAACCAGGAACAGTGTTGCATGGCCAAGGGCAG GCTAAAATTCTAAATGATCTACGTCATCGCCGAGCAGAAATTTTAAATCGTCTGTTCAACCCACTTGATGATTTTCAAACAAATCCGGAGATCCCTACATATTCCAATAATGCATCATCCCAGCCTGATGCAGGTGACATGTATGGAGGTGGTATCCATCCAAATAAAACCATGTTGCAAGGAAACCGGGGTGTCATTCAGGCCAATTCTCAAACTTCTCATGGTGCGAGACAGGATGTCGTCCAGATGATGGCAGAACAAAGAGGCATGACTGGCAACATTTCAGAACCAGGACGAGAGGGGACGGAATCTTCCGCAGCCAGACATAATGCAGTACAGGTGAACAGGAAACAGGTTTCATGTTGGCAGAAAGACTTCAACAGCAGTCAGTCGGTTACATCCTCATATCAGTCAGCCAGTCAGACTCCTGGCTGCGATGAATACAAATTGGTAAGCCATGAGAACAATATTACTAGTTCTGAAATCTCATCAACAAGGTATCTCTAGTTCCGCAGGA GGGATATGGGTCAAACAAGCAATTTTGGAGCTCAATTTTACCCAGAAGAAACTAACGTGTCCAGTTCAGCTCTGCATTCAATGCCTGGATCCACTGTGTCTGTCAAAAAAAATATCAGCTCACAGGCTTATAATAACCATGAACAAGctcaaaacatgacaaatctTACAAGTAAGGGGAAGCTTCACAGCAAGTCTGATCCTTCTCGATGGAGAGCAAGTCATTACAGTTTAATGAACAGAAACAGGACATTCCTCACCAAGAACGGCCATGACAGGGAGATGGATTCACCCAAGCTTCATCCAGATAGCTTCTACGCAAGTCGACAGAACTTGATCGGACATGCCTCTAGGAACACCTCGACTATATCCAACCCCAGTGACACTCAAGCAG CGTTAGACACAGGATGTGCTGTGTGGTCAATCGACGGCATAGATGATGTGGTGTGGAATTTCACAGACACCCAGGCAACGTCCAACCAGTCCAACGAGAAGGAAGATCTTCTCAAGGAG GAACAGATAAACAGTACCGAGTTCATGTTGAACTGGCTGCATGATATCCCAGATGAGCCAACCCCAATAGAACCTATGGACCAGTTTATTCTGCCACTAAG CCGTGCCTTGGAACGTAGTGAAGAGGATGCCATTATACCGTTTGATTCCACTCCGATGGTGTCTCGGTTTGGACCTATTTCAAGATCAGCAAGGACCAAGTATAAAAACACTGAGCCTGTACAAGTCACAGCCGATGAT ATAATGAAAAAGGTGACACCTGTGACAGCTGTGACTCCGTTAGACCACCCAAAGCCGACAGCCAAGGCCCAGCCTAGCTATGTAGCACCTGTGGTGGAGACTACCAATTCATCTGGCTCTGTCAGATGGCGCAG GCCTAGTGAGTTGGAGAACTGTGTACAGAGAGAGCTGAATCGACTGGAACAACAAGCTCTGAAAGCTGACACAGAGAACGAATTCTTGGCATGTGAACTGAAAGCTGTAGAGTTACAGATATCACTG CAAACTGAGAAAACTGCATCACAGCCTGTCCCGGAGACTCCAATCCTAAAACCTGAGATACATCCTGCTGTAGAGATGGTTGCGCCAGTACCCATTGCTGTCCCTGTCAAGACAGACACTCCTCATAACCCTCCGGGTATCTGGAGCAGCTTTGAACTACTCAAGGCAGCGTACACACGTGGACAG AAGGTGGACGAACTACGAGAACTGCTAAAACAAGTACCTATGGGAGTGGACCAACACATTGGAACACTCACTCCACAGGAGGAACAGTTTCTCAAGGACGTTCTTGGTGAAAGTCCAGGTAGTGCCAACCTGCAGACCTGA